One segment of Brassica napus cultivar Da-Ae chromosome C3, Da-Ae, whole genome shotgun sequence DNA contains the following:
- the LOC106385562 gene encoding WUSCHEL-related homeobox 9-like — MASSNRHWPSMFKSKPHHHQWQHDINSPPLPSSASHRSSPFSGCEVERSPEPKPRWNPKPEQIRVLEAIFNSGMVNPPREEIRRIRAQLQEYGQVGDANVFYWFQNRKSRSKHKIRLLHKHSLSQPQPQPQQPSSPSSSSSKSTKPHKNKDKNNNTNLSLGGGQMMGMFPSEDAFLFPVSTVGAFGGITASSQLGFLSGDMIEQHKPAHPTVEPCTGYLLSEIMNGNASYGTHHQQHLSDKEDEEMSMKMLQQPQHYAATSHQITSYNNNIILHVPPTTSTTTTITTSDPLDIVLSTSDQLQVQVCARIRVFINEMEFEVSPEPFNVRDAFGEEVVLINSAGQPIVTDEYGVALQPLQHGASYYLI, encoded by the exons ATGGCTTCCTCGAATAGACACTGGCCAAGCATGTTCAAATCCAAACCTCATCACCATCAATGGCAACACGACATCAACTCTCCTCCCTTGCCTTCTTCTGCTTCCCACCGATCTTCTCCCTTCTCAG GGTGTGAGGTGGAGAGGAGTCCAGAGCCAAAACCAAGATGGAATCCGAAGCCAGAGCAGATTCGTGTACTTGAAGCAATCTTCAACTCAGGGATGGTGAATCCACCAAGAGAGGAGATTCGAAGGATTAGGGCTCAGCTTCAAGAATACGGCCAAGTTGGTGACGCCAACGTCTTCTATTGGTTCCAAAACCGCAAGTCTCGTAGCAAACACAAAATACGCCTCCTCCATAAACACTCCCTCTCTCAACCCCAACCTCAACCGCAGCAGCCTTCATCTccctcatcatcttcctccAAGTCTACCAAACCACACAAAAACAAGGACAAGAACAACAACACTAATCTCTCTTTGGGTGGTGGTCAAATGATGGGGATGTTTCCATCGGAAGATGCGTTTCTTTTCCCGGTTTCCACCGTCGGAGCGTTTGGAGGTATCACCGCCTCATCCCAATTAGGATTTCTCTCCGGTGATATGATTGAGCAACATAAACCGGCTCATCCAACGGTGGAACCATGTACCGGATATCTCTTGAGCGAGATCATGAACGGTAATGCTAGTTATGGAACTCATCATCAACAGCACTTGAGtgataaagaagatgaagaaatgaGTATGAAGATGTTGCAGCAGCCACAACATTACGCTGCTACAAGTCATCAAATCACTTcttacaacaacaacatcattCTTCATGTTCCTCCAACTACTTCAACTACTACTACTATTACAACCTCAGATCCTCTTGATATTGTATTATCAACTTCGGACCAGCTTCAAGTTCAAG TGTGCGCGAGAATAAGGGTGTTTATCAACGAAATGGAGTTTGAAGTGAGCCCTGAACCGTTCAATGTGAGAGATGCATTCGGAGAAGAGGTTGTTCTCATCAATTCTGCGGGTCAGCCCATTGTCACTGATGAATATGGCGTCGCACTTCAGCCTCTTCAACATGGAGCCTCCTACTATCTG ATCTAG